One genomic window of Polyangium aurulentum includes the following:
- a CDS encoding alpha-amylase family glycosyl hydrolase: MIERDRFGYHPALYEIFARLWLADLSRTMGRSITLAEVPDEELDRLRRLGFDYVYLMGVWTLGAEGQRIARAMPELRAEYDRALPGWTEADVTGSPFAVARYAVEPSLGGDEALAVLRQRLAGRGIGLVLDFVPNHVARDHHWIAERPEIFVHEKNGAIACGKDPYFPAWTDTAQIDIRTEEARRASIEALLEIAARCDGVRCDMAMLVLPDVFRRTWGHLPRREGSTEAKGELWAEAIDTVRAQHPRFLFLAEAYWDLEWRLQLLGFDYTYDKSMYDRLMHGSPQGVRAHLGASFDYQRRCARFLENHDEARIAAALPTDRRLAATVLLATAPGMRFFHEGQLEGRKTRTPVQLARRAEEAVDRACSEFHERLLGAAKLLQIRRGTFALLTPHATSGSIDSFVAYRWDAPEGAAVVVVNFGPARAECRIPLDIAGIAGRSVLLVDRLTGQEYRRNGDELTDGSKGLYVALPPYGTHLFEVRKR, encoded by the coding sequence ATGATTGAGAGAGATCGCTTCGGATATCACCCGGCGCTCTACGAGATTTTCGCGCGTCTCTGGCTGGCCGATCTCTCGCGCACGATGGGCCGGAGCATCACGCTCGCCGAGGTGCCCGACGAGGAGCTCGATAGGCTCCGGCGCCTCGGCTTCGACTACGTGTACCTGATGGGCGTGTGGACGCTCGGGGCCGAGGGGCAGCGCATCGCGCGCGCGATGCCCGAGCTGCGCGCCGAATACGACCGCGCCCTGCCCGGCTGGACCGAAGCGGACGTGACCGGCTCGCCCTTCGCGGTGGCGCGCTATGCCGTGGAGCCCTCGCTCGGCGGCGACGAGGCGCTCGCGGTGCTCCGGCAAAGGCTCGCGGGGCGAGGCATCGGGCTCGTGCTCGATTTCGTGCCGAACCACGTGGCCCGCGATCATCACTGGATCGCGGAGCGGCCCGAGATCTTCGTGCACGAGAAAAACGGCGCCATCGCATGCGGCAAAGATCCGTATTTCCCCGCGTGGACCGACACCGCGCAGATCGACATCCGCACCGAGGAGGCGCGGCGCGCTTCGATCGAGGCCCTGCTCGAGATCGCGGCGCGCTGCGACGGCGTGCGCTGCGACATGGCGATGCTGGTCTTGCCCGACGTCTTCCGCCGGACCTGGGGCCACCTGCCCCGCCGCGAGGGGTCGACCGAGGCCAAAGGCGAGCTGTGGGCCGAGGCCATCGACACGGTGCGCGCCCAGCACCCGCGCTTCCTCTTCCTCGCCGAGGCGTACTGGGACCTCGAGTGGAGGCTGCAGCTGCTCGGGTTCGATTACACGTACGACAAGAGCATGTACGACCGGCTCATGCACGGCTCGCCGCAGGGCGTGCGCGCGCACCTCGGGGCCTCGTTCGATTACCAGCGCAGGTGCGCGCGCTTCCTCGAGAACCACGACGAGGCGCGCATCGCGGCCGCCTTGCCCACGGATCGACGTCTGGCGGCCACGGTGCTCCTGGCGACGGCGCCGGGCATGCGGTTCTTCCACGAGGGGCAGCTCGAGGGGCGCAAGACCCGGACGCCCGTGCAGCTCGCGCGGCGCGCCGAGGAGGCCGTCGATCGCGCGTGCTCCGAGTTCCACGAGCGCCTGCTCGGCGCGGCGAAGCTTCTGCAGATCCGGCGAGGCACCTTCGCGCTGCTCACGCCGCACGCGACGAGCGGGAGCATCGACTCGTTCGTGGCCTACCGCTGGGACGCGCCCGAAGGGGCGGCCGTGGTGGTGGTGAACTTCGGGCCCGCGCGCGCCGAGTGCCGGATCCCGCTCGACATCGCGGGCATCGCAGGGCGGAGCGTGCTGCTCGTCGATCGATTGACCGGACAGGAGTACCGCCGCAACGGCGACGAGCTGACCGACGGGAGCAAGGGGCTCTACGTGGCCCTGCCGCCTTACGGCACGCACCTGTTCGAGGTTCGAAAGCGCTAA
- a CDS encoding tRNA-uridine aminocarboxypropyltransferase yields the protein MRSRKLPRCPGCWLPPPLCVCAELPLLVTRTRLVLLVHHVETIKSTNTGRLLARMLSGTQVRVLGAPDRAPPAPLPEGPRFLLFPDESAPVLSADMAGSEPPVLLVPDGTWRQARRMCSRDPDAKKALAVRLPEGAATRYGGLRQSERPGALSTLEAAARALGILEGEEIEARIMAAFEVWLERSLYVREHGTIVAMACARRGDEG from the coding sequence ATGCGTTCGCGGAAGCTGCCGCGCTGTCCCGGGTGCTGGCTGCCGCCGCCGCTCTGCGTTTGCGCCGAGCTGCCCTTGCTCGTGACGCGCACGCGGCTCGTGCTGCTCGTGCACCACGTCGAGACGATCAAGAGCACGAACACGGGGCGTCTGCTCGCGCGCATGCTTTCGGGCACGCAGGTGCGCGTGCTCGGCGCGCCCGATCGAGCCCCGCCCGCGCCGCTGCCCGAGGGCCCGCGCTTCTTGCTCTTTCCAGACGAGAGCGCGCCCGTGCTCTCGGCAGACATGGCCGGATCGGAGCCGCCCGTGCTGCTCGTTCCCGATGGAACGTGGAGGCAAGCGAGGCGCATGTGCAGTCGCGATCCGGACGCGAAGAAGGCCCTCGCCGTGCGCCTGCCCGAGGGCGCCGCCACGCGCTACGGAGGTCTGCGACAGAGCGAGCGCCCAGGCGCGCTGTCGACGCTCGAGGCGGCGGCGCGCGCGCTCGGGATCCTCGAGGGTGAGGAGATCGAGGCGCGCATCATGGCCGCGTTCGAGGTGTGGCTCGAGCGCTCGCTCTACGTGCGCGAGCACGGCACGATCGTGGCCATGGCGTGCGCGCGCAGAGGCGACGAGGGCTAG